Genomic DNA from Candidatus Eisenbacteria bacterium:
ACGTCCAGGATCAGGCTGCCGCCGGGCTCCAGGTGTTCCCGCACGCGCTCCAGGCAGGCGCGCTCGGCTTCGGGCGTGAGGAGAGAGAGAAAGGAGCGGAACGCGAGGATCACCATCCGGAAACGGCGGTCGATGTGGAAATCGGTCATGTCGCCGCTCAGCAAGGTCATCCGCCCGCGCACCGCGGCGGCGTATCGCTCCGCTTTGGCGCGGGCCGCGTCCAGCATCGCCCCGGACCGGTCGAGACCGACCGTCTCCACTCCCGCCTCGGCGAGAGCCCAGGCGATCCGCCCGGTGCCGCAGGCGAGTTCCAACGCCGGTCCCCCCGCGCGGAGGGCGCGCTTTAGATAGAAACCGAGATCCCCCTCGATCGGCGTGCCGCTCCCCTCCGCGGCGTACGCCTCGGTCAGAGTATCGTAGGTCTCCACGTTGAGACCGGGAACGCTGTAGAATGCGGGTCTTTCGCTCATCTCACACCTCTCGCCGACGGGTATTGTCGTCCACGTCCATATTTACCACGGAAACCACGACGACATGGAAGAGATTCGGGGGGGGAAGGAAAGGCACCCTCGCCCTCACCCTCGCCCTCACCCTAACCCTCTCCCGCAATCGGGAGAGGGAAACTGAAAAACCGACTTCGCAGCGTGACCCTCCCTTCCGCCGCCGGGCTCCCTCTCGGGGCCGTCAGGGCTCGCCGAGCACCCACCCTTTCCGGCCCCGCCTTGTCCCCCCGTCCAAACCCATGTAGACTCCTGAGTCTACGCTCCATCCCTCCGGGATCGGCGCCCCCCGAGAGCCCGGCTGACGCGCACCGACCGGCCACAGGCGGAGGAACCATGGCGATTAAGCAGCTGACCGAAGAACAGGTCCGAACCTGGACCCTGAAACAAAAAGATGAATGGTGGCTGAAAAACGTCTATCGGGGAGACATGCCTCAGTTCACCCTCCGGGCGGTGATCTGCGGCATGCTGATCGGCGGGGTCTTGTCGCTCACCAACCTCTACGTCGGCGTCCGAACCGGCTGGACCCTCGGCGTGGGGATCACATCGGTGATCCTCGCCTTCGCCATCTTCAAGGTGCTCGTCCGCATCGGGCTCGGCGACGAATTCA
This window encodes:
- a CDS encoding class I SAM-dependent methyltransferase; protein product: MSERPAFYSVPGLNVETYDTLTEAYAAEGSGTPIEGDLGFYLKRALRAGGPALELACGTGRIAWALAEAGVETVGLDRSGAMLDAARAKAERYAAAVRGRMTLLSGDMTDFHIDRRFRMVILAFRSFLSLLTPEAERACLERVREHLEPGGSLILDVFDPRLDWCAPGVGRVPREQDTVRHPVSGNKVRIEVTEGKTDPLTQIVEERWRFTELDPDGKALRREEETLKLRWIYRWELRHLLELAGFVVEEEYSGFQESPPVYAREIILIARPAG